From a region of the Narcine bancroftii isolate sNarBan1 chromosome 5, sNarBan1.hap1, whole genome shotgun sequence genome:
- the shc1 gene encoding SHC-transforming protein 1 isoform X6, which yields MGCVEVLQSMRALDFNTRTQVTREAIGVVCEAVPGAKGAFRRRKPCSRSLSTILGKSNLQFAGLPITLTISTSSLNLMAPDCKQIIANHHMQSISFASGGDPDTVEYVAYVAKDPVNQRACHILECTDGLAQDVISTIGQAFELRFKQYLKNPPKLVTPHDRMAGFDSSAWDEEDEQVDHQYYNDFPGKEPPLGGLVDLRQQEGAGAPRNLGASPPQLPSHLGATLPVGQTPGNLYDVRSSDSQKQLSMAQGASQQRFSQTGLPSAKSSNRPDLFDDPSYVNVQSLDKGKPHPMAGHANGSMQKDIFDMKPFEDALRAPQPVLLASSPPKHVTASMEDQLLKEIWYQGKMNRKEAEKLLRCNGDFLVRESTTTPGQYVLTGLQSGQPKHLLLVDPEGVVRTKDHRFESVSHLISYHMDNQLPIISAGSEVCLQQPVERKL from the exons CCCTGCAGCCGATCACTCAGCACCATCCTGGGGAAGAGCAACCTGCAGTTTGCCGGCCTGCCCATCACCCTCACCATCTCCACCAGCAGCCTGAACCTCATGGCGCCCGACTGCAAGCAG ATAATTGCCAATCACCACATGCAATCCATATCCTTTGCATCTGGCGGGGATCCA GACACTGTCGAATATGTCGCTTACGTTGCCAAAGACCCAGTGAACCAGAGAG CCTGCCACATATTGGAGTGCACAGATGGTCTGGCTCAGGATGTCATCAGCACCATAGGGCAAGCCTTCGAGCTGCGCTTCAAGCAGTACCTGAAAAATCCGCCCAAGCTCGTGACGCCACACGACAG GATGGCGGGATTTGACAGCTCGGCATGGGACGAGGAAGACgaacaggtggaccatcagtactACAATGACTTCCCCGGCAAGGAGCCTCCGTTGGGGGGGCTGGTGGACCTGCGCCAGCAGGAAGGGGCGGGGGCGCCCAGGAACTTGGGTGCCTCACCGCCGCAGCTCCCCAGCCATCTGGGGGCTACACTG CCTGTCGGTCAGACACCAGGGAACCTTTACGATGTCCGGTCCTCCGATTCTCAGAAGCAGCTTTCCATGGCTCAAG GTGCCAGCCAGCAGCGGTTTTCACAGACTGGCTTACCCAGCGCCAAGAGCAGCAACCGCCCTGACCTCTTCGACGACCCATCCTACGTCAACGTGCAGAGCCTGGATAAGGGGAAGCCCCACCCCATGGCTGGCCACGCCAACGGCAGCATGCAGAAGGACATTTTCGACATGA AACCGTTCGAGGATGCACTAAGAGCTCCCCAGCCGGTGCTGCTTGCCAGCAGCCCACCCAAGCATGTCACAGCCTCCATGGAGGACCAGCTGCTGAAGGAGATCTGGTACCAGGGCAAGATGAACCGCAAGGAGGCGGAGAAGCTGCTGCGGTGCAATGGCGACTTCCTGGTGCGTGAGAGCACCACCACGCCGGGACAGTATGTGCTGACCGGCCTGCAGAGTGGACAGCCCAAGCACCTGCTGCTTGTCGACCCGGAGGGCGTG gTGCGGACGAAGGACCACCGCTTTGAGAGTGTCAGCCATCTGATCAGCTACCACATGGACAACCAGTTGCCCATCATCTCGGCTGGCAGCGAGGTCTGCCTGCAGCAGCCCGTTGAGCGGAAGCTCTAG